The Streptococcus sp. oral taxon 431 nucleotide sequence CTAGAGCCAGGAGATGCCCTGGTTATGAATGATACCCGCGTTTTGCCAGCTCGACTTCATGGTCAAAAAGAAGAAACAGGGGGCCATGTTGAACTCTTGCTTTTGAAAAATACAGCAGGAGACGAATGGGAAGTGTTGGCGAAGCCAGCCAAACGTCTCAAGGTCGGCACCCGCGTTATCTTTGGTGATGGTCGACTTAGCGCAGTTGTGACCGAGGAATTAACCCATGGAGGTCGTATTGTTCGCTTTGAGTATGAGGGGATTTTCCTTGAAGTGCTTGAAAGCCTTGGAGAAATGCCTTTGCCTCCTTATATTCACGAAAAATTGGATGACCGTGAACGTTACCAGACAGTCTATGCCAAGGAGAGTGGCTCAGCTGCTGCCCCAACTGCAGGCCTGCATTTTACCAAGGAATTACTGAAAGAAATCCAGCAAAAAGGAGTTCATCTAGTCTACCTGACCTTGCACGTTGGACTTGGGACCTTTAGACCTGTTTCAGTAGATAATCTAGATGAACATGAGATGCACTCAGAGTTTTATCAATTGTCTGAGGAAGCTGCAGCGACCTTGCGTCAGGTCAAAGAAAATGGTGGTCGTGTCATTGCTGTGG carries:
- the queA gene encoding tRNA preQ1(34) S-adenosylmethionine ribosyltransferase-isomerase QueA; translated protein: MNTNDFDFHLPEELIAQTPLEKRDASKLLMVNRKTGEFQDRHFHSIIEMLEPGDALVMNDTRVLPARLHGQKEETGGHVELLLLKNTAGDEWEVLAKPAKRLKVGTRVIFGDGRLSAVVTEELTHGGRIVRFEYEGIFLEVLESLGEMPLPPYIHEKLDDRERYQTVYAKESGSAAAPTAGLHFTKELLKEIQQKGVHLVYLTLHVGLGTFRPVSVDNLDEHEMHSEFYQLSEEAAATLRQVKENGGRVIAVGTTSIRTLETIGSKFEGQIQADSGWTNIFIKPGYDWKVVDAFSTNFHLPKSTLVMLVSAFAGRELVLEAYQHAIDQKYRFFSFGDAMFIY